In Arsenicicoccus dermatophilus, a genomic segment contains:
- the hemQ gene encoding hydrogen peroxide-dependent heme synthase, which yields MSLKPQQHHRPSPAEVRAINDSIRYTMWSVFQVTEPLPEEREEILAETRAFFDALAADGLVTVRGIYDVAGLRGDADFMVWWHGESVEAVQRAYHGFRRTTLGRACDPVWSNVAIHRPAEFNKSHIPAFMADETPRAYVCVYPFIRSLEWYLLPHEERRDLLVEHGRMARDYPDVRANTVASFALGDYEWLLAFEADDLHRIVDLMRHLRGAAARRHTREEVPFFTGPRVELEQLVADLP from the coding sequence ATGAGTCTCAAGCCGCAGCAGCACCACCGCCCCAGCCCCGCCGAGGTGCGGGCCATCAACGACTCGATCCGCTACACGATGTGGTCGGTGTTCCAGGTGACGGAGCCCCTGCCGGAGGAGCGCGAGGAGATCCTCGCCGAGACCCGGGCCTTCTTCGACGCCCTGGCGGCCGACGGCCTGGTGACCGTCCGCGGGATCTACGACGTCGCCGGCCTGCGGGGCGACGCGGACTTCATGGTGTGGTGGCACGGCGAGTCGGTCGAGGCCGTGCAGCGGGCCTACCACGGCTTCCGGCGCACGACGCTCGGACGGGCCTGCGACCCGGTGTGGTCCAACGTCGCCATCCATCGCCCGGCGGAGTTCAACAAGAGCCACATCCCGGCCTTCATGGCCGACGAGACCCCGCGCGCCTATGTCTGCGTCTACCCCTTCATCCGGTCGCTGGAGTGGTACCTCCTGCCTCACGAGGAGCGTCGCGACCTGCTGGTCGAGCACGGCCGGATGGCGCGGGACTATCCCGACGTGCGGGCCAACACGGTCGCCAGCTTCGCGCTGGGCGACTACGAGTGGCTGCTGGCCTTCGAGGCCGACGACCTGCACCGGATCGTGGACCTGATGCGCCACCTGCGCGGCGCCGCGGCCCGCCGGCACACCCGCGAGGAGGTCCCCTTCTTCACCGGGCCGCGGGTCGAGCTGGAGCAGCTGGTCGCCGACCTCCCCTGA
- the whiA gene encoding DNA-binding protein WhiA produces the protein MSMTAMVKDELSRLPITKPSCRKAEVSAILRFTGGLHIVGGRIVVEAEVDTGSVARRLVKDITDVYGYTSEIGVLSGGGLRKGSRYLVRVAKDGEALARQTGLIDGRGRPVRGLPPKVVSGAAEDAVAAWRGAFLAHGSLTEPGRSSALEITCPGPESALALVGAARRIGIQAKAREVRGIDRVVIRDGDAIGAMLTRMGAHDAVLAWEERRMRREVRATANRLANFDDANLRRSARAAVAAGARVERALEILGDEVPDHLRQAGTLRLEHKQASLEELGQLAQPPMTKDAVAGRIRRLLAMADKRAQDLGIPGTEANLTPDMLDL, from the coding sequence ATGTCGATGACGGCCATGGTCAAGGACGAGCTCAGCCGCCTTCCCATCACCAAGCCGAGCTGCCGCAAGGCCGAGGTCTCCGCGATCCTGCGCTTCACGGGTGGGCTGCACATCGTGGGTGGCCGCATCGTCGTGGAGGCCGAGGTCGACACCGGGTCCGTGGCCCGGCGACTCGTCAAGGACATCACCGACGTCTACGGCTACACCAGCGAGATCGGCGTGCTGTCCGGCGGCGGGCTGCGCAAGGGGAGTCGTTATCTCGTCCGCGTGGCCAAGGACGGCGAGGCCCTCGCGCGCCAGACCGGCCTGATCGACGGCCGTGGCCGCCCCGTCCGCGGGCTCCCGCCCAAGGTCGTCTCGGGCGCGGCCGAGGACGCGGTCGCCGCCTGGCGCGGGGCCTTCCTCGCGCACGGGTCGCTCACCGAGCCCGGCCGCTCCAGCGCGCTCGAGATCACCTGCCCGGGGCCGGAGTCCGCGCTCGCTCTGGTGGGCGCCGCCCGCCGGATCGGGATCCAAGCCAAGGCCCGCGAGGTGCGGGGGATCGACCGGGTCGTCATCCGCGACGGCGACGCGATCGGGGCGATGCTGACGCGGATGGGCGCGCACGACGCGGTCCTGGCCTGGGAGGAGCGGCGGATGCGCCGCGAGGTGCGGGCCACGGCCAACCGCCTCGCGAACTTCGACGACGCCAACCTGCGCCGGTCCGCCCGGGCCGCGGTCGCGGCCGGGGCCCGGGTCGAGCGCGCGCTGGAGATCCTCGGCGACGAGGTCCCGGACCACCTGCGCCAGGCGGGCACCCTGCGCCTGGAGCACAAGCAGGCGAGCCTGGAGGAGCTGGGGCAGCTCGCGCAGCCGCCGATGACCAAGGACGCCGTCGCCGGCCGGATCCGCCGGCTGCTCGCCATGGCGGACAAGCGAGCCCAGGACCTGGGGATCCCCGGCACCGAGGCCAACCTGACACCGGACATGCTCGACCTCTGA
- the tpiA gene encoding triose-phosphate isomerase: MANRTPLMAGNWKMNQDHLQATHLVQKLDWTLRDAKHDHSAVEVAVLVPFTDIRSVQTLVEGDKLDLRYGAQDLSQHDSGAYTGEISGAFLAKLGCTYVAVGHSERREYHHESDELLNAKVKAAYKHGLTPILCCGEPLEVRKAGKQVEHVLAQIEADLQGLPEEQAKSIVIAYEPIWAIGTGEVATPEDAQEVCEAIRGKLSELYSAELADGVRILYGGSVKSGNVAEIMAKPDVDGALVGGASLDAEEFAKIARFQG; encoded by the coding sequence ATGGCCAACCGCACACCCCTCATGGCCGGCAACTGGAAGATGAACCAGGACCACCTGCAGGCCACCCACCTGGTGCAGAAGCTCGACTGGACCCTGCGCGACGCCAAGCACGACCACTCGGCCGTCGAGGTCGCCGTGCTCGTCCCCTTCACCGACATCCGCTCGGTGCAGACCCTCGTCGAGGGCGACAAGCTCGACCTGCGGTATGGCGCGCAGGACCTCTCCCAGCACGACTCCGGCGCCTACACCGGCGAGATCTCGGGCGCCTTCCTCGCCAAGCTCGGCTGCACCTACGTCGCCGTCGGGCACTCCGAGCGCCGTGAGTACCACCACGAGAGCGACGAGCTGCTCAACGCCAAGGTCAAGGCGGCCTACAAGCACGGCCTGACCCCGATCCTGTGCTGCGGCGAGCCGCTGGAGGTCCGCAAGGCCGGCAAGCAGGTCGAGCACGTCCTCGCCCAGATCGAGGCCGACCTGCAGGGTCTGCCCGAGGAGCAGGCCAAGAGCATCGTCATCGCCTACGAGCCCATCTGGGCCATCGGCACCGGCGAGGTCGCCACCCCCGAGGACGCCCAGGAGGTCTGCGAGGCCATCCGGGGCAAGCTCTCCGAGCTCTACTCCGCCGAGCTGGCCGACGGCGTCCGCATCCTGTACGGCGGCTCGGTGAAGTCGGGCAACGTCGCGGAGATCATGGCCAAGCCGGACGTGGACGGTGCCCTGGTGGGTGGTGCCTCGCTGGACGCCGAGGAGTTCGCCAAGATCGCCCGCTTCCAGGGCTGA
- a CDS encoding phosphoglycerate kinase — protein MKTIADLGDLRGKRVLVRSDLNVPLDGDRITDDGRVRASVPTITELTGAGARVVVCAHLGRPKGAPEDKYSLKPVVGRLGELLGQDVAFATDTVGESAKATVAGLQDGQVALLENLRFNAGETSKDDAERKAFAEELASLADAYVSDGFGVVHRKQASVYDVAQILPAAMGGLVKAEVDVLERLTEDPERPYAVVLGGAKVADKLAVIDNLLGKADRLLIGGGMVFTFLKAQGHEVGKSLLDEDSIEACKGYLERAEKSGVEIVLPVDVVCNAEFSAEGDVTTVAADAIPADQMGLDIGPRSSELYASKIADARTVFWNGPMGAFEMAPFAAGTKAVAQALVDATAKGALTVVGGGDSAAAVRQLGFSDDQFGHISTGGGASLEYLEGKDLPGISVLD, from the coding sequence ATGAAGACCATTGCCGACCTGGGTGACCTGCGCGGCAAGCGGGTCCTCGTCCGCTCGGACCTCAACGTGCCCCTCGACGGTGACCGCATCACCGACGACGGCCGGGTCCGTGCCTCAGTGCCCACCATCACGGAGCTGACCGGGGCGGGTGCGCGCGTCGTCGTGTGCGCCCACCTCGGCCGCCCCAAGGGCGCGCCCGAGGACAAGTACTCCCTCAAGCCGGTCGTCGGTCGCCTCGGCGAGCTGCTCGGCCAGGACGTCGCCTTCGCCACCGACACGGTGGGGGAGTCTGCCAAGGCCACGGTCGCGGGCCTGCAGGACGGCCAGGTGGCCCTCCTGGAGAACCTCCGCTTCAACGCCGGCGAGACCAGCAAGGACGACGCGGAGCGCAAGGCCTTCGCCGAGGAGCTCGCCTCCCTGGCGGACGCCTATGTCTCCGACGGCTTCGGTGTCGTGCACCGCAAGCAGGCCTCCGTCTACGACGTCGCGCAGATCCTGCCCGCCGCCATGGGCGGTCTGGTCAAGGCCGAGGTCGACGTCCTCGAGCGCCTCACCGAGGACCCCGAGCGGCCCTACGCCGTCGTCCTCGGCGGTGCCAAGGTCGCCGACAAGCTCGCGGTGATCGACAACCTCCTGGGCAAGGCGGACCGCCTCCTCATCGGCGGCGGCATGGTGTTCACCTTCCTCAAGGCCCAGGGCCACGAGGTCGGCAAGAGCCTGCTCGACGAGGACTCGATCGAGGCCTGCAAGGGCTACCTCGAGCGGGCCGAGAAGTCGGGCGTGGAGATCGTCCTGCCCGTGGACGTGGTCTGCAACGCGGAGTTCAGCGCCGAGGGTGACGTCACGACCGTCGCCGCCGATGCGATCCCCGCCGACCAGATGGGCCTGGACATCGGCCCCCGGAGCTCCGAGCTCTACGCGTCGAAGATCGCCGACGCCCGGACCGTCTTCTGGAACGGCCCCATGGGTGCCTTCGAGATGGCGCCCTTCGCGGCCGGCACCAAGGCCGTGGCGCAGGCTCTGGTCGACGCCACCGCCAAGGGTGCACTGACCGTCGTCGGTGGTGGCGACTCCGCCGCCGCCGTGCGTCAGCTCGGCTTCTCCGACGACCAGTTCGGCCACATCTCCACCGGTGGCGGCGCGAGCCTGGAGTACCTCGAGGGCAAGGACCTCCCGGGCATCTCCGTCCTCGACTGA
- the rapZ gene encoding RNase adapter RapZ gives MPVVTAGHEFVVVTGLSGAGRSTASNVLQDSGWFVTDNIPPQMLAPMATMLREQQPEVMRVAAVVDVRTRNMFEQLSEAMQELGDHGWKPRIVFLDATDETLVRRFESVRRPHPLQGDGGLLEAIQAERERLGDIRSVADVIVDTSGFNVHQFSAKIAQIFDSERGPRLRIAVMSFGFKYGIPLDADTVLDMRFLPNPFWVPELRSKTGRDPEVSRFVFDQLGADEFVDRVVAMMDAMISGYVREGRRYVTLAVGCTGGKHRSVAVAERLSRELQGPEVGTLTVHRDLGRE, from the coding sequence ATGCCGGTGGTGACCGCCGGCCACGAGTTCGTCGTGGTCACCGGTCTGTCCGGGGCCGGGCGCTCCACCGCCTCCAACGTCCTGCAGGACAGCGGCTGGTTCGTCACCGACAACATCCCCCCGCAGATGCTCGCGCCGATGGCCACCATGCTGCGCGAGCAGCAGCCCGAGGTGATGCGCGTGGCCGCGGTCGTCGACGTCCGCACGCGCAACATGTTCGAGCAGCTGTCCGAGGCCATGCAGGAGCTGGGCGACCACGGCTGGAAGCCCCGCATCGTGTTCCTCGACGCCACCGACGAGACCCTCGTGCGTCGCTTCGAGAGCGTCCGGCGGCCTCACCCGCTGCAGGGCGACGGTGGCCTGCTCGAGGCGATCCAGGCCGAGCGGGAGCGGCTCGGCGACATCCGCTCGGTGGCCGACGTCATCGTGGACACCAGCGGCTTCAACGTGCACCAGTTCTCGGCCAAGATCGCCCAGATCTTCGACAGCGAGCGAGGCCCCCGCCTGCGGATCGCGGTGATGAGCTTCGGCTTCAAGTACGGCATACCCCTGGATGCCGACACCGTGCTGGACATGCGCTTCCTGCCCAATCCCTTCTGGGTGCCAGAGCTGCGCAGCAAGACCGGGCGCGACCCCGAGGTGTCCCGGTTCGTCTTCGACCAGCTCGGCGCCGACGAGTTCGTCGACCGGGTCGTGGCGATGATGGACGCGATGATCTCCGGCTACGTCCGCGAGGGGCGTCGCTATGTCACCCTCGCCGTGGGGTGCACCGGCGGCAAGCACCGCTCCGTGGCCGTCGCCGAGCGGCTGTCCCGCGAGCTGCAGGGCCCGGAGGTGGGCACCCTCACCGTCCACCGCGACCTGGGGCGCGAGTGA
- the gap gene encoding type I glyceraldehyde-3-phosphate dehydrogenase: MTVRVGINGFGRIGRNFFRAVVASGADIEVVAVNDLTDNKTLAHLLKYDSILGRFPGEVTYDDESITVDGKKIMAFAEKDPAALPWKDNDVDIVVESTGFFTDATKAKAHLDAGAKKVIISAPAKNEDITIVMGVNDDKYDAAAHNIISNASCTTNCLAPMAKALNDGLGIERGLMTTIHAYTQDQNLQDGPHKDLRRSRAAALNMVPTTTGAAKAVALVLPELKGKLDGYAMRVPTPTGSATDLTFEAGRETTVEEVNEIVKKAAEGAMKGKLVYTEDPIVSKDIETDPASCIFDAQLTKVIGTTVKVVGWYDNEWGYSNRLVDLTALVGSKL; encoded by the coding sequence GTGACTGTTCGCGTTGGGATCAATGGCTTCGGCCGCATCGGCCGCAACTTCTTCCGTGCCGTGGTGGCCTCCGGTGCCGACATCGAGGTCGTTGCGGTCAACGACCTCACCGACAACAAGACGCTGGCCCACCTGCTGAAGTACGACTCGATCCTCGGCCGCTTCCCCGGTGAGGTGACCTACGACGACGAGTCCATCACCGTCGACGGCAAGAAGATCATGGCCTTCGCCGAGAAGGACCCGGCCGCGCTGCCGTGGAAGGACAACGACGTCGACATCGTCGTGGAGTCCACCGGCTTCTTCACCGACGCCACCAAGGCCAAGGCCCACCTCGACGCCGGCGCCAAGAAGGTCATCATCTCCGCGCCCGCCAAGAACGAGGACATCACGATCGTGATGGGCGTCAACGACGACAAGTACGACGCCGCCGCGCACAACATCATCTCCAACGCCTCCTGCACCACGAACTGCCTGGCCCCCATGGCCAAGGCGCTCAACGACGGACTGGGCATCGAGCGTGGTCTGATGACCACGATCCACGCCTACACCCAGGACCAGAACCTCCAGGACGGCCCGCACAAGGACCTGCGTCGCTCCCGCGCCGCGGCCCTCAACATGGTCCCCACCACCACCGGTGCGGCCAAGGCCGTCGCCCTCGTCCTGCCCGAGCTCAAGGGCAAGCTCGACGGCTACGCCATGCGCGTCCCGACCCCGACCGGCTCCGCCACCGACCTCACCTTCGAGGCCGGCCGCGAGACCACCGTCGAGGAGGTCAACGAGATCGTCAAGAAGGCCGCCGAGGGCGCCATGAAGGGCAAGCTCGTCTACACCGAGGACCCGATCGTCTCCAAGGACATCGAGACCGACCCGGCCTCCTGCATCTTCGACGCGCAGCTGACCAAGGTCATCGGCACCACGGTCAAGGTCGTCGGCTGGTACGACAACGAGTGGGGCTACTCCAACCGCCTCGTGGACCTGACCGCCCTGGTCGGCTCCAAGCTCTGA
- a CDS encoding gluconeogenesis factor YvcK family protein produces MRGPLVVALGGGHGLAASLAALRLVTDRITAIVTVADDGGSSGRLRQEFDVLPPGDLRMALAALCNDDEWGTTWASVLQHRFAGQGPLGGHSLGNLLILALWEHFGEPVQGLDMVGRLLNARGRVLPMAAVPLTIEAVVQGLDDADPQRPLVVRGQARVATTPGEVRSVSVLPAAPPAHPEALRAVREAEWVVLGPGSWFTSVMPHLLVPELREALLQTPARRLLNLNLVLNTGETSGFSAERHLEVLADHAPGLRLDVVLADPSVVGDEAALRAAARALGAELLLAPVAEPGRDGHHDSLRLAAVYRDIMT; encoded by the coding sequence GTGAGGGGCCCCCTGGTCGTCGCGCTGGGAGGCGGGCACGGGCTGGCCGCCTCCCTGGCTGCTCTGCGTCTGGTCACCGACCGGATCACCGCGATCGTCACCGTGGCCGACGACGGTGGGTCCTCGGGTCGGTTGCGTCAGGAGTTCGACGTCCTGCCGCCGGGAGACCTGCGGATGGCGCTCGCCGCCCTCTGCAACGACGACGAGTGGGGGACCACCTGGGCGTCCGTGCTGCAGCACCGCTTCGCCGGGCAGGGACCGCTCGGGGGTCACAGCCTCGGCAACCTGCTGATCCTCGCCCTGTGGGAGCACTTCGGCGAGCCGGTCCAGGGCCTGGACATGGTGGGACGGCTGCTCAACGCCCGCGGCCGGGTGCTGCCCATGGCGGCGGTCCCGCTCACCATCGAGGCCGTCGTCCAGGGCCTGGACGACGCGGACCCGCAGCGCCCCCTCGTGGTCCGTGGCCAGGCCCGCGTCGCCACGACCCCCGGCGAGGTCCGGTCCGTGTCGGTGCTGCCCGCCGCGCCTCCCGCGCACCCCGAGGCGCTCCGGGCCGTGCGGGAGGCCGAGTGGGTGGTGCTGGGCCCGGGCTCGTGGTTCACCTCGGTGATGCCGCACCTGCTGGTGCCCGAGCTGCGCGAGGCGCTGCTGCAGACCCCCGCGCGTCGCCTGCTCAACCTCAACCTCGTGCTCAACACCGGGGAGACCAGCGGATTCTCGGCCGAGCGCCACCTCGAGGTGCTCGCGGACCATGCCCCGGGCCTGCGGCTGGACGTCGTGCTGGCCGACCCCTCGGTGGTCGGGGACGAGGCCGCGCTGCGGGCCGCAGCGCGAGCCCTGGGCGCCGAGCTGCTGCTGGCCCCCGTGGCCGAGCCGGGCCGCGACGGCCACCACGACTCCTTGCGCCTCGCTGCTGTCTACCGCGACATCATGACCTGA
- the ligD gene encoding non-homologous end-joining DNA ligase has protein sequence MASKAIQIEVPAPDGSSRQVRLSSPDRVMWPDEGLTKQDLAEYVVAVGDHLLARLRDRPVTLQRFPEGITGEEFYSKNPPRGVPDHARTTPCTYPSGRSHPQLVVDELATAVWAVQMNTVTFHPWPVRTADNDDPDELRLDLDPQPGTGLAEAVAAAEMLREVMAQAGLTAYVKTSGNRGLHVFAPIRPTHEFLDVRHAVIAIARELERRVPDLVTTAWWKEQRGSRIFADFNQACRDRTLASAYSPRPLPGAPVSMPVTWEELGDVRAGDFTVRTVPGLLAGRPDPWAGFGDEPSTVDVALQWWQRDLDDGLGELSFPPDHPKMPGEPPRVQPSRARATD, from the coding sequence GTGGCGAGCAAAGCGATCCAGATCGAGGTGCCGGCCCCGGACGGCTCCAGCCGGCAGGTGCGCCTGTCCAGCCCGGACCGGGTGATGTGGCCGGACGAGGGGCTCACCAAGCAGGACCTGGCGGAGTACGTCGTCGCGGTCGGCGACCACCTGCTGGCGCGGCTGCGCGACCGGCCGGTCACGCTCCAGCGGTTCCCCGAGGGCATCACGGGGGAGGAGTTCTACTCCAAGAACCCGCCTCGCGGGGTCCCGGACCACGCGCGGACCACGCCGTGCACCTATCCGAGCGGGCGGTCCCACCCCCAGCTGGTCGTGGACGAGCTGGCGACGGCGGTGTGGGCGGTGCAGATGAACACCGTGACCTTCCACCCCTGGCCGGTGCGGACCGCGGACAACGACGACCCGGACGAGCTGCGCCTGGACCTGGACCCGCAGCCCGGGACCGGCCTCGCCGAGGCGGTGGCCGCCGCCGAGATGCTGCGCGAGGTGATGGCGCAGGCGGGTCTGACGGCATACGTGAAGACCAGCGGCAACCGCGGCCTGCACGTCTTCGCGCCCATCCGGCCCACCCACGAGTTCCTCGACGTGCGACACGCGGTGATCGCGATCGCCCGCGAGCTCGAGCGCCGTGTGCCGGACCTGGTGACCACGGCCTGGTGGAAGGAGCAGCGCGGCAGCCGGATCTTCGCGGACTTCAACCAGGCCTGCCGAGACCGCACGCTGGCGAGCGCCTACAGCCCTCGCCCGCTGCCGGGCGCGCCCGTGAGCATGCCCGTCACCTGGGAGGAGCTCGGCGACGTCCGGGCGGGGGACTTCACCGTCCGCACGGTCCCGGGGCTGCTCGCCGGGCGGCCGGACCCGTGGGCGGGGTTCGGCGACGAGCCGAGCACGGTCGACGTCGCGCTGCAGTGGTGGCAGCGGGACCTGGACGACGGGCTGGGCGAGCTGAGCTTTCCCCCGGACCACCCGAAGATGCCGGGGGAGCCACCGCGGGTGCAGCCCAGCCGCGCCCGTGCGACGGACTGA
- the msrB gene encoding peptide-methionine (R)-S-oxide reductase MsrB: protein MTEQQDASAYPVSKSDEQWRAELSPQEYAVLRQAGTERPFVGEYTDTTTEGVYSCRACGAELFTHTEKFPSHCGWPSFYAPSEALNVELLEDRSLGMTRTEVRCARCGSHLGHVFEGEGYPTPTDQRYCINSISMRLQPRA from the coding sequence ATGACCGAGCAGCAGGACGCGTCCGCCTATCCCGTCTCCAAGTCCGACGAGCAGTGGCGGGCCGAGCTCAGCCCGCAGGAGTATGCCGTGCTCCGCCAGGCCGGCACCGAGCGGCCCTTCGTCGGGGAGTACACCGACACCACCACCGAAGGCGTCTACTCCTGCCGCGCCTGCGGTGCCGAGCTGTTCACCCACACCGAGAAGTTCCCCTCCCACTGCGGGTGGCCGTCCTTCTACGCCCCCTCCGAGGCCTTGAACGTCGAGCTGCTCGAAGACCGTTCGCTGGGTATGACGCGCACCGAGGTGCGGTGCGCCCGGTGCGGCTCCCACCTCGGGCACGTCTTCGAGGGCGAGGGCTATCCCACCCCCACCGACCAGCGCTACTGCATCAACTCGATCTCGATGCGCCTGCAGCCCCGCGCCTGA